One stretch of Tepidibacter hydrothermalis DNA includes these proteins:
- a CDS encoding Cas9 inhibitor AcrIIA9 family protein produces MITKAIKKINTEIKKSKNNSYVKVVGEFLLEHLNANPEAAENIMNTEKTITKSLDEMRKAAVKKKVGNCAVLTDQEGFEIVLKYFGIDTKLDTKSTEDAKTDIDFDVKLEDLI; encoded by the coding sequence ATGATAACTAAAGCAATTAAAAAAATAAATACGGAAATAAAGAAGAGTAAAAATAACTCATATGTGAAAGTTGTAGGAGAATTTTTATTGGAACATCTGAATGCAAACCCAGAAGCTGCTGAGAATATTATGAATACTGAAAAGACTATCACGAAAAGCTTAGATGAAATGAGAAAGGCTGCGGTAAAAAAGAAAGTTGGAAATTGTGCTGTATTAACTGACCAGGAAGGATTTGAAATTGTACTAAAATATTTTGGTATCGATACAAAACTTGATACAAAATCAACTGAAGATGCTAAAACTGATATAGATTTTGATGTTAAACTTGAAGATTTAATATAA
- a CDS encoding PcfJ domain-containing protein — MNKKELSNIRDHSAPSGRLPVKYIIKSSIETINNTEVLLVSLFEQNQKKKKSDNKAGFGILKFKIFIWDDKYITQKLQEDGSYKWSRACISNLMGHWGPWSWSSKNLASCDMSSDKENISSFLKVKCVKVGDELKAIHEFQTKIMRKKLEEKHEAIKKKIDEVMDRVPSLPKNFETWIYDGPFEYSRYIYYKREGRNINAFCTGCKKDFVIQETKLTRKNVKHNNPGKCPSCNKKITYKAVGKTTNLIDSTNFAIIQKYDDNLIVRYFTGTKTYREHYKNPSISYRENIREIYSFNENTKLSVKRYEYAEFLQTGRVRWCDSSGRIQTQKSYLYTRNLKIALKGTKWQYSCIYDLAKKMKYVCIDTFLNEYIKHPAIEYLIKCKLYRFTDKNLSAYFSPDWSDINFKGKNLKEVLGIDKQLFQQMQRLDLDSVGLRLIKGSFTKGKVLTDDQVKWIISNVDIYSFMDMLDYSTPHKIIQYIKKQSNDNYKLDNVLIDWDDYIIQCRKLKFDIKNTFVLYPKNLKEKHEEYTIMIKSKNLKKHSQKVKDSFEKLNKIYSYSNKKFLIRPANSVDEIVREGQMLRHCVGGNHYVEGVAKGNRAIMLVRDIDNPNTPFYTLDLNLTNLRITQCRGYRNRDMTDEVKRFTEEWKAKKLTTNTRKKVV; from the coding sequence ATGAATAAAAAGGAGTTATCTAATATAAGAGATCATTCAGCTCCTAGTGGCAGATTACCAGTAAAATATATCATAAAATCATCTATCGAAACTATAAACAATACAGAAGTGTTACTTGTCTCACTGTTTGAACAAAATCAGAAAAAAAAGAAATCTGATAATAAAGCGGGATTTGGGATTTTAAAATTCAAAATATTCATATGGGATGACAAATATATAACTCAAAAACTACAAGAAGATGGGAGTTACAAATGGAGTAGAGCCTGTATAAGTAATTTAATGGGCCACTGGGGACCTTGGAGCTGGAGTTCAAAAAATTTAGCTAGTTGTGATATGTCAAGTGATAAAGAAAATATATCAAGTTTTCTGAAAGTTAAATGCGTAAAAGTTGGAGATGAATTAAAAGCTATCCATGAATTTCAGACAAAGATTATGAGAAAAAAACTTGAGGAGAAGCATGAAGCAATAAAGAAAAAAATAGATGAGGTAATGGATCGGGTTCCTTCTCTTCCCAAGAATTTTGAAACATGGATATATGATGGACCTTTTGAATATAGCAGATATATCTACTATAAACGTGAAGGTAGAAATATCAATGCTTTCTGTACAGGATGCAAAAAGGATTTTGTAATTCAAGAAACAAAATTAACACGTAAAAATGTTAAACATAATAATCCTGGAAAGTGCCCAAGTTGCAATAAAAAAATTACCTATAAAGCTGTTGGGAAAACAACAAATCTTATTGATTCTACTAATTTTGCAATAATACAAAAGTATGATGATAATCTGATAGTTAGATATTTTACAGGAACTAAAACTTATAGAGAACATTATAAGAATCCATCAATAAGCTATCGCGAGAACATAAGAGAGATATATTCTTTTAATGAGAATACTAAGTTATCTGTCAAAAGGTATGAATATGCTGAATTCCTTCAAACAGGAAGAGTCAGATGGTGTGACAGTAGCGGAAGAATACAAACTCAAAAATCATATCTGTATACTAGAAATCTAAAGATTGCACTTAAAGGAACTAAATGGCAATATAGCTGTATATATGATCTTGCTAAAAAAATGAAATATGTATGCATAGATACTTTTTTAAACGAGTATATCAAGCATCCGGCAATAGAATATTTAATTAAGTGTAAGCTTTATAGATTTACTGATAAAAATTTAAGTGCATACTTCAGTCCTGATTGGAGTGATATAAATTTCAAAGGTAAAAATCTAAAAGAAGTGTTAGGAATAGATAAGCAATTGTTTCAACAAATGCAAAGATTAGATCTTGATTCAGTAGGGTTGAGGCTTATTAAAGGAAGTTTTACAAAAGGCAAGGTATTAACTGATGATCAAGTTAAATGGATTATTAGCAATGTAGATATTTATAGTTTTATGGATATGCTTGATTATTCAACACCTCATAAGATTATTCAATATATAAAGAAACAGTCAAATGATAATTATAAACTGGACAATGTTTTAATTGATTGGGATGACTACATTATACAATGCAGAAAGTTAAAATTCGATATAAAAAATACATTTGTATTATATCCAAAGAATTTAAAAGAAAAACATGAGGAATATACAATAATGATTAAATCAAAGAATCTCAAAAAACATAGCCAAAAAGTTAAAGACTCTTTTGAAAAACTGAATAAAATCTATTCTTATTCTAATAAAAAATTCCTTATTCGTCCAGCAAATAGTGTTGATGAAATAGTAAGAGAAGGACAAATGTTAAGACATTGCGTTGGGGGAAATCATTATGTAGAGGGAGTAGCTAAAGGAAATAGAGCTATTATGCTCGTAAGGGATATAGATAATCCAAATACTCCATTTTATACATTAGATTTAAACCTTACCAACTTACGTATAACACAATGTAGAGGATATAGGAACCGTGATATGACCGATGAGGTTAAGAGGTTTACGGAGGAATGGAAGGCTAAAAAATTAACTACTAACACTAGAAAAAAAGTAGTTTAA
- a CDS encoding DUF3102 domain-containing protein, whose product MNEMITRTPNIIATEINNIKEQTRKMVLYNSIEIGRRLIEAKQLIEHGKWGEWLKKSVDYSQSTANNLMRIFKEYGSEQITLLGDNSKSQAFGNLSYTQAVALLGISEEDREDFVKDNDIDNTSTRQLQQAIKEKKALEKKLKTVSSEAQENKELYDTVSESYKKLEKTNSEHYKKAKKLKKELEEMQEKLSEAEASGNNEEVEKLPEDIERELQELREKVKQNPQSTDESITKFKVHFEKTVGSMKELLQSLAEIKKSNEDEHEKYKKAVSGLINKMLETL is encoded by the coding sequence ATGAATGAAATGATAACTAGAACCCCTAATATAATAGCTACTGAAATCAATAATATTAAAGAACAGACTAGAAAGATGGTTCTTTACAATAGTATAGAAATTGGAAGAAGGCTAATTGAAGCAAAGCAATTGATAGAACATGGCAAATGGGGTGAATGGCTAAAAAAATCAGTTGATTATTCTCAAAGTACAGCCAACAATCTAATGAGAATTTTTAAAGAATACGGTTCGGAACAAATTACTCTTTTAGGTGATAATTCAAAGTCCCAAGCGTTTGGGAATTTAAGTTACACTCAGGCAGTTGCACTTCTTGGAATATCAGAAGAAGATAGAGAAGATTTTGTTAAAGATAATGACATTGATAATACGTCAACTAGACAGCTGCAACAGGCAATAAAAGAAAAGAAAGCATTAGAGAAAAAGTTAAAAACAGTATCTAGTGAAGCTCAAGAAAATAAAGAATTATATGATACAGTTTCAGAAAGTTATAAAAAATTAGAAAAGACTAATAGTGAACATTACAAGAAAGCGAAAAAACTAAAAAAAGAGCTGGAAGAGATGCAAGAAAAGCTTTCTGAGGCTGAAGCTTCAGGCAACAATGAAGAAGTCGAAAAGCTTCCAGAGGATATTGAAAGAGAGCTCCAGGAGCTTAGGGAAAAAGTCAAACAGAATCCTCAAAGTACTGATGAGTCTATTACAAAATTCAAAGTACACTTTGAAAAAACAGTAGGATCAATGAAAGAACTTCTTCAATCTCTAGCAGAGATTAAAAAATCAAATGAAGATGAGCATGAGAAATATAAAAAAGCAGTTTCTGGGCTTATCAATAAAATGCTTGAAACATTGTAA
- a CDS encoding host-nuclease inhibitor Gam family protein: MNKDFRLSDMFLNVGEEDRETWKIENDNVADWALDKIRESREEYKRFEDVAVAKIEQIKIAMDQEKKKMEVETSFFESKLREYFETVKTKSTKTQATYSLPAGKLVKKLDKEDFKVDREKVIEFIKENKEEYQEFVKTETLEKLDWAKFKKNLTIDNGNIIDKSTGEVLELEGLTLEVKPGKFEIKF; encoded by the coding sequence ATGAATAAAGATTTTAGATTATCAGACATGTTTTTAAACGTAGGAGAAGAAGATAGAGAAACTTGGAAGATAGAAAATGATAATGTTGCAGATTGGGCACTGGATAAGATAAGAGAATCTAGAGAGGAATATAAAAGATTTGAAGATGTAGCTGTAGCAAAAATAGAGCAGATTAAAATAGCTATGGACCAAGAAAAAAAGAAAATGGAAGTGGAAACAAGCTTCTTTGAATCTAAGCTTAGAGAATATTTTGAAACTGTAAAAACTAAGTCTACTAAAACACAGGCTACATACTCATTACCTGCAGGAAAGTTAGTTAAGAAGTTAGATAAAGAAGATTTTAAAGTTGATAGAGAAAAAGTAATAGAATTTATAAAAGAAAATAAAGAAGAATATCAGGAATTTGTTAAGACTGAAACATTAGAAAAGCTAGATTGGGCTAAATTCAAAAAGAATCTAACAATAGATAACGGAAATATAATAGATAAGTCAACGGGAGAAGTATTAGAACTAGAAGGTTTAACACTAGAAGTCAAACCAGGTAAATTTGAAATAAAGTTTTAG
- a CDS encoding Holliday junction resolvase RecU, which translates to MLDTNYKKNHRMANLGMLFEEEIVKANEGYKNRGVALIQKISTPWQVIRKGKKIVSAFPVGKSTLDFRGTVKGGISISFDCKEVATETRGLPLRNIEEHQIEYIRDALAIGETSFILCYMKMFDKRYLIPGPIVIEYWDRWKANKGKRGFNYIPTERMREVKSRNGIVLDYLEGVAI; encoded by the coding sequence TTGTTAGATACAAACTATAAAAAGAATCATAGAATGGCGAATTTGGGTATGCTGTTTGAGGAAGAAATAGTTAAAGCTAATGAGGGCTATAAAAATAGAGGTGTAGCCCTCATCCAAAAGATAAGCACACCGTGGCAAGTCATAAGAAAAGGGAAGAAGATAGTATCAGCCTTCCCAGTAGGAAAATCAACATTAGATTTTAGAGGAACTGTAAAAGGCGGTATAAGCATATCGTTTGATTGTAAAGAAGTAGCTACAGAAACTAGAGGATTACCATTAAGAAACATAGAAGAGCATCAGATTGAATATATAAGAGATGCTCTGGCTATAGGAGAAACAAGTTTTATATTATGCTATATGAAAATGTTCGATAAACGATATTTGATTCCAGGACCTATAGTTATCGAATATTGGGATAGATGGAAAGCTAATAAAGGCAAGAGAGGATTTAATTACATACCAACAGAGAGAATGAGAGAGGTTAAGTCAAGAAACGGAATAGTTCTTGATTATTTGGAGGGGGTTGCTATATGA
- a CDS encoding putative metallopeptidase: protein MKRKLIIVDNDTGEELERIEFTGGYNVTVTNIHDGGNLRFIRKLDNAKYGQRHWIKNYLYKTIAEKLVERFPELRHIHPRTILFIEDMEWKPTAAKQPWIARIKKANNELESMSGYEYVLETRNYYIERMSNNQVIALLYHELRHIDEDGSLKKHDIEDWSNLVATLGKDWATTPETIENILGDDFEGWDDLRKAGRQISMFDRGLRAIR, encoded by the coding sequence ATGAAAAGAAAATTAATAATAGTTGATAATGATACTGGAGAAGAGTTAGAAAGAATAGAGTTTACAGGTGGATATAATGTAACTGTTACTAATATACATGATGGTGGTAATCTTAGATTCATAAGAAAGTTAGATAATGCTAAGTATGGTCAAAGACATTGGATAAAGAATTATCTATATAAAACTATTGCTGAAAAGTTAGTTGAGAGATTTCCTGAATTAAGACATATACATCCTAGAACTATATTATTTATTGAGGATATGGAATGGAAACCTACTGCAGCAAAACAACCTTGGATTGCTAGAATTAAAAAAGCTAATAATGAACTAGAATCTATGTCAGGTTATGAATACGTTTTAGAAACTAGAAATTACTATATAGAAAGAATGAGTAATAATCAAGTTATAGCTTTACTATATCATGAATTGAGACATATAGACGAAGACGGATCTCTTAAAAAACATGATATAGAAGATTGGAGTAATTTAGTAGCTACATTAGGAAAGGATTGGGCTACTACACCAGAAACTATAGAAAATATATTAGGTGATGATTTTGAAGGTTGGGATGATCTTAGAAAAGCAGGTAGACAAATAAGTATGTTTGACCGCGGATTAAGAGCTATAAGATAA
- a CDS encoding terminase small subunit: MGVKLTEKQKRFADYYIETGNATEAAIRAGYSKKTARQIGQENLTKPYISKYIQEILGKKEKERIASQDEVLKFLTSVMRGKEAEEVVCPDGSGGTFRELKGSNIKDRVKAAELLGKRYSLFTDKVNLEANVGVTIIDDIGSEEDD, translated from the coding sequence ATGGGTGTAAAATTAACAGAAAAACAAAAAAGATTTGCAGATTATTATATAGAGACAGGAAATGCTACAGAAGCAGCTATAAGAGCTGGATATAGTAAAAAGACTGCAAGACAAATAGGACAGGAAAACTTGACAAAACCTTACATATCAAAATACATACAAGAAATATTAGGTAAAAAAGAGAAAGAAAGAATAGCATCTCAAGATGAAGTTCTGAAATTCTTAACAAGTGTGATGAGAGGAAAAGAAGCAGAGGAAGTAGTTTGTCCAGATGGTTCAGGCGGTACATTCAGAGAATTAAAAGGAAGCAATATAAAAGACAGGGTAAAAGCTGCAGAGCTATTAGGTAAAAGATATTCGTTGTTTACGGATAAAGTCAACCTAGAGGCAAATGTAGGAGTAACTATTATAGACGATATTGGAAGTGAGGAAGATGATTAA
- a CDS encoding PBSX family phage terminase large subunit, translating to MIKLSEKVTPHFQKFWKASNSKKYLKHVEKGGRGSAKSTHIAMKIIKDMMKYPVTTLCVRKVGNTLSESVYEQLKEAIEILGVEQYWDAKLSPLKITYVPRGNKIIFRGADDPSKIKSIKMSKFPVAFLWIEELAEFKTEEEVSTIENSILRAELPEGLFYSFYYSYNPPKRKQSWVNKKFETQFIPKNTFVHHSTYLDNPFISKAFIGEAEEVKNKNEYKYRWEYLGEPIGSGVVPFDNLSFRTITKEELSAFDNIKQGIDWGYATDPFAFVRWHYDKTRRRLYAIDEHYGVKLSNREVAEWIKKKKYDDFRILADSAEPKSISELKTYGINIVGAKKGPGSVEYGEKWLDDLEGIIIDPKRTPNIAKEFENIDYQVDRDGNPKAKLEDKDNHAIDATRYAVESAMREKRTKNYSGKGAR from the coding sequence ATGATTAAACTATCAGAGAAAGTAACACCGCACTTTCAAAAGTTTTGGAAAGCTTCTAACTCTAAGAAATATCTAAAACATGTTGAAAAAGGTGGCAGAGGGTCAGCTAAATCTACTCATATTGCTATGAAAATAATAAAGGATATGATGAAATATCCAGTAACTACTTTATGTGTTCGCAAAGTAGGAAATACTTTATCTGAATCAGTATATGAGCAACTAAAAGAAGCTATAGAGATTTTAGGAGTTGAACAATATTGGGATGCAAAGTTATCTCCTTTAAAAATTACTTATGTTCCTAGAGGAAATAAGATTATATTCAGAGGAGCTGATGATCCAAGTAAAATCAAGTCTATTAAAATGAGTAAGTTTCCAGTTGCTTTCTTATGGATAGAAGAACTTGCAGAGTTTAAGACAGAAGAAGAAGTGAGTACAATAGAAAACTCTATATTAAGAGCAGAGCTTCCAGAAGGACTTTTTTATTCATTCTATTATTCGTATAATCCACCTAAGAGAAAACAATCATGGGTTAATAAGAAATTTGAAACTCAATTTATACCAAAAAATACATTCGTTCACCATAGTACATACTTAGATAATCCTTTTATATCAAAAGCTTTTATAGGAGAGGCTGAGGAAGTTAAAAACAAGAATGAATATAAGTATAGGTGGGAATATCTCGGTGAGCCAATAGGAAGCGGTGTGGTTCCATTTGATAATCTAAGCTTTAGAACTATAACTAAAGAAGAGTTAAGTGCATTTGACAATATAAAACAAGGTATAGACTGGGGATATGCTACAGATCCTTTTGCTTTTGTACGTTGGCACTATGATAAAACCAGAAGAAGGTTATATGCTATAGATGAACATTATGGTGTAAAGCTTAGTAATAGAGAAGTAGCAGAGTGGATAAAGAAAAAGAAATATGATGATTTTAGGATACTAGCAGATTCAGCTGAACCAAAAAGTATTTCAGAGTTAAAGACCTATGGAATAAATATCGTTGGAGCCAAAAAAGGTCCGGGATCAGTAGAGTATGGAGAAAAGTGGCTTGATGATTTAGAGGGAATAATTATAGACCCTAAAAGAACTCCTAATATAGCAAAAGAATTTGAAAATATAGATTATCAAGTAGATAGAGATGGAAATCCTAAGGCTAAACTAGAGGATAAAGATAATCATGCTATAGATGCTACTAGATATGCTGTAGAGAGTGCTATGAGGGAAAAAAGAACAAAAAATTATAGTGGAAAGGGGGCGAGATAG
- a CDS encoding phage portal protein, with the protein MDISHIINAELGGIYGTAVLKDMQEIINLYNFYDGKGQDWRLPGNLDYKPTKLITNKAKKLIKKEARFMFSRTPEININPYDRKDEDSAKEISQLVNKVLKKNKFPDKLIKAARDCFIGKRVALKLNASDKSIKVMFRPSLEFVYETNPEDIDDLQKIIFFYTQNNDVDKSRQKIWKQKYEMLNGKCILNEGVYDGYGNLVEVTYQDYNTNLDFIPCYVIVNDGLTGDLNGESDVAEIGDNQDNYNKLKSDDVDALKFNMFPQLVIKNGSQKTHESMKVAPGAKIDLQSEDEELDSDAKYIESSFSYDSRFENTINRVNNDMHDVLSIPNVSLEQLKGLMQSGKSMKALYWELIERCEEKWTTWGPALEWMTEKIIELIKIYKPKNLGAINISDIDYSIAIEHLYPILEDEETERLNDIAEVQAQVRSRKSYIEKWNINEDADGELEQIATEQTLLQDAYLKSSNEEINNLEDDINEE; encoded by the coding sequence GTGGATATAAGTCATATAATAAATGCAGAACTTGGTGGGATATATGGAACTGCAGTTTTAAAAGACATGCAGGAGATAATAAATCTATATAATTTTTATGATGGTAAAGGACAAGACTGGAGGTTACCAGGTAACTTAGATTATAAACCAACTAAGCTTATTACCAACAAAGCTAAAAAGCTTATAAAAAAAGAAGCCAGGTTCATGTTCTCAAGAACTCCTGAAATAAATATTAATCCTTATGACAGAAAAGATGAAGACTCAGCTAAGGAAATAAGTCAATTAGTTAATAAGGTGCTAAAAAAGAATAAATTTCCTGATAAACTTATCAAAGCAGCTAGAGATTGCTTTATAGGTAAAAGAGTAGCACTTAAGCTTAATGCATCAGATAAATCAATAAAAGTAATGTTTAGGCCTTCACTTGAATTTGTATATGAAACCAATCCAGAGGATATAGATGATTTACAGAAAATCATCTTTTTTTATACTCAAAATAATGATGTAGATAAATCAAGGCAAAAGATCTGGAAGCAAAAATATGAAATGCTTAATGGCAAGTGTATTCTCAATGAAGGTGTGTATGATGGATATGGTAATTTGGTTGAAGTTACTTACCAAGATTATAATACTAACTTAGATTTTATACCTTGCTATGTAATTGTTAATGATGGGCTTACAGGTGACTTGAATGGAGAATCTGACGTTGCTGAGATAGGAGACAATCAAGATAATTACAATAAGCTAAAATCAGATGATGTAGATGCACTTAAATTTAACATGTTCCCTCAATTAGTTATTAAAAATGGTAGTCAAAAAACTCATGAGTCTATGAAGGTTGCTCCTGGAGCAAAGATTGATTTGCAATCAGAAGATGAAGAACTAGATTCAGATGCTAAATATATAGAAAGTAGCTTCTCTTATGATTCAAGGTTTGAAAATACTATTAATCGTGTAAACAATGATATGCATGATGTTTTGAGTATTCCTAATGTATCACTAGAACAACTAAAAGGACTAATGCAATCAGGAAAAAGCATGAAGGCTTTATATTGGGAACTCATTGAAAGATGTGAAGAAAAATGGACTACATGGGGACCGGCTCTTGAGTGGATGACTGAAAAGATAATAGAACTAATCAAAATATATAAGCCTAAGAACTTAGGTGCAATAAATATTTCTGATATTGATTACTCTATAGCTATTGAACATCTATATCCAATACTTGAAGATGAAGAAACTGAAAGACTTAATGATATAGCAGAGGTTCAAGCGCAGGTAAGAAGTAGAAAATCTTATATAGAAAAGTGGAATATAAATGAGGATGCAGATGGAGAACTTGAACAAATAGCAACAGAGCAGACACTACTCCAGGATGCATATCTTAAATCATCTAATGAAGAAATAAACAATTTAGAGGATGATATAAATGAAGAATAA
- a CDS encoding transglycosylase, whose product MKVYCDNCKSEFVIDKKARNLENGIEEHYFNCPNCDKEYIAFRTNSETREIQKKLQDEIEECKKVASKGNIQAAKKKWNRVLKLRKKHKKAMAKIN is encoded by the coding sequence GTGAAAGTTTACTGTGATAATTGCAAAAGTGAATTTGTAATTGATAAGAAAGCTAGAAATCTTGAAAATGGAATAGAAGAACACTATTTTAATTGCCCAAATTGCGATAAAGAATATATAGCTTTTAGAACTAATTCAGAAACTAGAGAGATTCAAAAAAAATTACAAGACGAAATAGAGGAATGCAAAAAAGTTGCTTCAAAAGGCAATATTCAAGCAGCTAAGAAAAAGTGGAATAGAGTTCTAAAACTAAGAAAAAAACATAAAAAAGCCATGGCAAAGATAAATTGA
- a CDS encoding phage scaffolding protein, with translation MDLLKQLKELFGEDIAKKIVDTLQTKTDTELIIDNKKEPQYIKKSDYDKAVSERDNYKSNFEALDKNLKSFKKTIGAEKLDDIKSKFETLEKDLNNSKQTIKNQEFNFNLEKAILGTKPKDIADILPHIKKDSLAHKNGEFIGLDEQIKNLKESKAYLFEEDNAPGNLGGPGNPARGNTGLDNTTQDNFDEVILSNRIR, from the coding sequence GTGGATTTATTAAAACAACTTAAAGAATTATTTGGTGAAGATATAGCAAAAAAAATAGTAGATACTTTGCAAACTAAAACAGATACTGAGCTTATCATAGATAATAAAAAAGAGCCTCAGTATATTAAAAAATCTGATTATGATAAAGCAGTGAGTGAAAGAGACAACTATAAGAGTAATTTTGAGGCTTTAGACAAAAATTTAAAATCTTTCAAAAAGACTATAGGAGCTGAAAAGCTTGATGATATTAAATCTAAGTTTGAAACTTTAGAAAAAGATTTAAATAACAGTAAACAAACTATAAAGAATCAGGAATTTAATTTCAATTTAGAAAAAGCAATTTTAGGTACTAAACCAAAAGATATAGCTGATATATTACCACATATCAAAAAGGATTCTTTAGCTCATAAAAATGGCGAGTTCATTGGTTTAGATGAACAGATTAAGAACCTTAAAGAAAGTAAAGCATATTTATTTGAAGAAGATAATGCTCCAGGTAATTTAGGTGGCCCTGGAAATCCAGCTAGAGGAAATACTGGACTGGATAATACAACACAAGATAATTTTGATGAAGTGATATTAAGTAATCGTATAAGATAA
- a CDS encoding phage major capsid protein, whose translation MNKMIKNKPNLKINLQLFAAVGDNAVMQDARTGNVPTEQSKLIIQDFVKGSAVMGLAKYEKMTKPKKEFTYLADGVGAYWVNEGQKIGVSKPTWLKAEMEAKKLGVIIPVTNEALNWSVPEFFANMRSAVAEAFYTKFDQATLFGNDSPYASGQNIWANIITAGNKLEEGSTKKGLGTESSKLMSMIELEDKEPNGWTTTIRFKDALRTAKDELGNPLFKDKTKAEPATLHGLPIGYVKSKSWDHKKARVITGDWDYARYGILKNMEYKISEDATLDVLGEDGKPINLFERDMVALRVTMHVAFMVLKEGAFSALTPKAGE comes from the coding sequence ATGAATAAAATGATTAAGAACAAACCTAATTTAAAAATAAATTTACAGTTATTTGCTGCAGTTGGTGATAATGCAGTTATGCAAGATGCAAGAACAGGAAATGTTCCAACAGAGCAATCTAAATTAATTATTCAGGATTTTGTAAAAGGTTCTGCGGTGATGGGACTTGCAAAATATGAAAAAATGACTAAGCCTAAAAAAGAATTTACATATCTAGCCGATGGTGTAGGAGCTTATTGGGTGAATGAAGGTCAAAAGATAGGAGTATCAAAACCTACTTGGTTAAAGGCTGAAATGGAAGCTAAAAAGCTAGGAGTAATTATTCCTGTAACAAATGAAGCTTTAAACTGGTCAGTACCTGAGTTCTTTGCTAATATGAGATCTGCTGTAGCAGAAGCTTTTTATACTAAATTCGACCAAGCTACATTATTTGGAAATGATTCTCCTTATGCTTCAGGTCAAAATATTTGGGCAAATATCATAACAGCAGGTAATAAGTTAGAAGAAGGATCTACTAAAAAAGGCTTAGGTACAGAAAGTTCTAAGCTTATGTCTATGATAGAATTGGAAGATAAAGAGCCTAATGGCTGGACAACTACTATAAGGTTTAAAGATGCTCTAAGGACTGCAAAAGATGAACTTGGAAATCCATTGTTTAAAGATAAGACAAAAGCAGAGCCTGCAACACTTCATGGTTTGCCAATAGGATATGTTAAGTCTAAGTCATGGGACCATAAAAAAGCTAGAGTAATAACAGGCGATTGGGATTATGCTAGATATGGAATTCTTAAAAATATGGAATATAAAATATCAGAAGATGCAACTTTAGATGTATTAGGAGAAGATGGAAAGCCTATAAACTTATTCGAGAGAGATATGGTTGCTTTAAGAGTAACTATGCATGTTGCTTTTATGGTACTAAAAGAAGGTGCATTCTCTGCATTGACTCCAAAGGCAGGTGAATAA
- a CDS encoding Rho termination factor N-terminal domain-containing protein, with amino-acid sequence MKIKRSDGKIFNVTEKAYTLVYKPLGFSIVNDDLEEGDHQEVNYKKMKVDQLKILAQEKGIEGSDDMKKDELIEALESEGGE; translated from the coding sequence ATGAAAATTAAAAGAAGTGATGGAAAAATATTTAATGTTACAGAAAAGGCTTATACTTTAGTGTATAAGCCTTTAGGTTTTTCTATAGTAAATGATGATTTGGAAGAAGGGGATCATCAAGAAGTGAACTATAAAAAAATGAAGGTAGACCAACTTAAAATATTAGCTCAAGAAAAGGGAATTGAAGGTTCTGATGATATGAAAAAAGATGAGCTTATTGAAGCTCTAGAAAGTGAAGGTGGTGAGTAA